Proteins co-encoded in one Novosphingobium sp. PP1Y genomic window:
- the secA gene encoding preprotein translocase subunit SecA, with protein sequence MLGALVKSIFGSSNERYVKSLEKIVQQINGYEPTLEACTDEELAAQTPKFREMLAAGATLDDILPEAFATVREASKRVFGMRHFDVQMIGGIVLHRGEIAEMRTGEGKTLVATTATYLNALEGKGVHIVTVNDYLARRDAEMMGQLHNFLGLTVGVIVPNLNEFERREAYAADITYGTNNEFGFDYLRDNMKHERSQMVQRPFNFAIVDEVDSILIDEARTPLIISGPTDDKSELYISVDAIVKQLDAEDYETDEKTKNITLTEDGVEKAERMLEDAGLLVGSNLYDVENTQVVHHLDQALKAVVMFKRDTDYIVKDNKVVIIDEFTGRMMDGRRWSNGLHQAVEAKEGVKIEPENQTLASITFQNYFRMYPKLSGMTGTAATEAAEFYDIYKMNVVTIPTNLPVARVDEEDEFYKNTLDKFAAIAKLIREKNEKGQPVLVGTVSIEKSELLSDFLNKEGVKHSVLNARFHEMEAHIVAQAGRYGAVTIATNMAGRGTDIQLGGNYEFRIDDELSEIPEGPEREAAIARIKMEVSDEKDRVIAAGGLCVIGTERHESRRIDNQLRGRSGRQGDPGLSKFYLCLEDDLLRIFGPDTLFAKMMNSNLADGEAIGSKWLSKAIETAQKKVEARNYEVRKQVVEYDDVMNDQRKVIYEQRSDIMDAETVDDVVVDMRNDTVNSLVADACPQGSYPEHWDVDGLKEKAKDILGVDAPIDAWIDEDGIEPEIVEERLAELAGAHMSAKMASDDPAIWRQVEKSILLDRIDHHWKDHLATLDALRQVVFLRAYAQKTPINEYKQEAFGLFEHMLDTIREDVTRILSVSELRIPEPAQLPELPDFLTGHIDPLTGLENSNDGDGSAERAALFGSLAGSPQATASPGGTAENPYADLQISRNAPCPCGSGNKYKHCHGALV encoded by the coding sequence ATGCTCGGCGCACTCGTCAAATCGATTTTCGGTTCGTCCAACGAACGCTACGTCAAGTCACTCGAAAAGATCGTACAGCAGATCAACGGCTACGAGCCGACGCTGGAAGCCTGCACCGACGAGGAACTCGCTGCGCAGACGCCCAAGTTCCGCGAAATGCTGGCGGCCGGGGCGACGCTCGACGATATCCTGCCCGAAGCTTTCGCCACCGTGCGCGAGGCCTCGAAGCGCGTGTTCGGCATGCGCCACTTCGACGTCCAGATGATCGGCGGCATCGTCCTGCATCGCGGTGAGATCGCCGAGATGCGCACGGGCGAGGGCAAGACCCTTGTCGCGACGACCGCGACCTATCTCAACGCGCTGGAAGGCAAGGGTGTTCACATCGTCACGGTGAACGACTACCTCGCCCGCCGCGACGCGGAAATGATGGGGCAGCTGCACAATTTCCTCGGCCTGACCGTCGGCGTGATCGTGCCCAACCTCAACGAGTTCGAGCGCCGCGAGGCCTACGCTGCCGACATCACCTACGGCACGAACAACGAGTTCGGCTTCGACTACCTGCGCGACAACATGAAGCATGAGCGCAGCCAGATGGTGCAGCGCCCCTTCAACTTCGCCATCGTCGACGAAGTCGACTCGATCCTGATCGACGAGGCGCGCACGCCGCTCATCATCTCGGGTCCCACCGACGACAAGTCGGAGTTGTACATCTCGGTCGACGCGATCGTGAAGCAGCTCGACGCGGAAGACTACGAGACCGACGAGAAGACCAAGAACATCACCCTCACCGAGGACGGTGTCGAGAAGGCCGAGCGCATGCTCGAGGATGCCGGTCTGCTGGTGGGGTCGAACCTCTATGACGTCGAGAACACGCAGGTGGTTCACCACCTAGACCAGGCTCTCAAGGCCGTGGTCATGTTCAAGCGCGACACCGACTACATCGTCAAGGACAACAAGGTCGTCATCATCGACGAGTTCACCGGCCGCATGATGGACGGCCGGCGCTGGTCGAACGGCCTGCACCAGGCGGTCGAGGCCAAGGAAGGCGTCAAGATCGAGCCGGAGAACCAGACTCTCGCCTCGATCACCTTCCAGAACTACTTCCGCATGTATCCCAAGCTTTCGGGCATGACCGGCACTGCCGCGACCGAGGCGGCGGAATTCTACGACATCTACAAGATGAACGTGGTCACCATCCCGACCAACCTGCCGGTCGCGCGCGTCGACGAGGAAGACGAGTTCTACAAGAATACGCTCGACAAATTCGCCGCCATCGCCAAGCTGATCCGCGAGAAGAACGAGAAGGGCCAGCCGGTCCTCGTCGGTACCGTTTCGATCGAAAAGTCGGAACTGCTTTCGGACTTCCTCAACAAGGAAGGCGTCAAGCACTCGGTCCTCAATGCGCGCTTCCATGAGATGGAAGCGCATATCGTTGCCCAGGCCGGTCGCTATGGCGCGGTGACCATCGCCACCAACATGGCCGGCCGCGGCACCGACATCCAGCTTGGCGGCAACTACGAGTTCCGCATCGACGACGAGCTCTCCGAAATTCCCGAAGGTCCCGAGCGCGAAGCTGCGATTGCGCGGATCAAGATGGAAGTCAGCGACGAGAAGGACCGCGTCATCGCTGCAGGCGGCCTGTGCGTCATCGGCACCGAGCGCCACGAGAGCCGCCGCATCGACAACCAGCTGCGCGGCCGTTCGGGCCGTCAGGGCGACCCGGGCCTTTCGAAGTTCTACCTCTGCCTCGAGGACGACCTGCTGCGCATCTTCGGTCCGGATACGCTCTTCGCCAAGATGATGAACAGCAACCTTGCCGACGGCGAGGCGATCGGCTCGAAGTGGCTGTCCAAGGCTATCGAGACGGCGCAGAAGAAAGTCGAGGCGCGCAACTACGAAGTGCGCAAGCAGGTCGTCGAATACGACGACGTGATGAACGACCAGCGCAAGGTGATCTACGAGCAGCGCTCGGACATCATGGACGCCGAGACGGTCGACGACGTCGTGGTCGACATGCGCAACGACACGGTCAACTCGCTTGTTGCCGATGCCTGCCCGCAAGGGTCGTACCCTGAGCACTGGGATGTCGATGGCCTCAAGGAAAAGGCGAAGGACATTCTCGGGGTCGATGCCCCGATCGACGCCTGGATCGACGAAGACGGCATCGAGCCGGAAATCGTCGAGGAACGCCTGGCCGAGCTGGCTGGTGCGCACATGAGCGCGAAAATGGCCAGCGACGATCCGGCGATCTGGCGCCAGGTGGAAAAGTCCATCCTGCTCGACCGCATCGATCATCACTGGAAGGACCATCTCGCCACTCTCGACGCGCTGCGCCAGGTCGTGTTCCTGCGCGCCTATGCGCAGAAGACGCCGATCAACGAGTACAAGCAGGAAGCCTTCGGCCTGTTCGAGCACATGCTCGATACGATCCGCGAGGACGTGACCCGCATTCTGTCGGTCAGCGAACTGCGCATTCCCGAGCCGGCCCAGCTGCCCGAACTGCCCGACTTCCTGACCGGTCACATCGATCCGCTCACAGGTCTCGAGAATTCCAACGACGGCGACGGTTCGGCCGAACGTGCGGCGCTGTTCGGTTCGCTTGCGGGCAGCCCGCAGGCGACGGCAAGCCCGGGCGGCACTGCCGAGAATCCCTATGCGGATCTGCAGATCAGCCGCAATGCGCCTTGCCCCTGCGGTTCGGGGAACAAGTACAAGCACTGTCACGGCGCGCTTGTCTGA
- the argJ gene encoding bifunctional glutamate N-acetyltransferase/amino-acid acetyltransferase ArgJ, translating into MAYPVSPLASPFPALPPIAGVTARVVRAGYKDWGRCDLTYVELDEGTSVAGVFTRNLCCSSEVELGRANVRQGKARALVVNAGNSNAFTGYRGREAVEQIMGQVSAHLGCPLEQVFVSSTGVIGVPLPKDKAREGVDKALTAPPCTWEDAANTIATTDTFAKGATATAIVDGKTVTISAIIKGSGMIAPDMATMLGYLFTDAAVEPAFLQECLSAANLRTFSCITVDSDTSTSDTVMAFATGKAGNAPLASFESAGADAFAAAVHDVCRQLAHLVVRDGEGAQKFIAVTVSGAVSDESARKVGLAIANSPLVKTAIAGEDANWGRVVMAVGKAGEPADRDKLSIGFGGTWAAREGLPLADYDEAPVAAHLKGQDISIEVDLGLGDGRATVWTCDLTHGYISINADYRS; encoded by the coding sequence ATGGCATACCCCGTCTCACCGCTCGCATCGCCCTTTCCCGCCCTGCCGCCGATTGCCGGCGTGACCGCGCGCGTCGTGCGCGCCGGGTACAAGGACTGGGGCCGATGCGACCTGACTTATGTCGAACTCGACGAAGGCACCAGCGTCGCAGGAGTCTTCACCCGCAACCTGTGCTGTTCCAGCGAAGTGGAGCTGGGCCGCGCGAATGTGCGGCAGGGCAAGGCGCGCGCGCTCGTCGTCAACGCCGGCAATTCCAATGCCTTCACCGGGTACCGAGGCCGCGAAGCGGTGGAGCAGATCATGGGCCAGGTCAGCGCACACCTCGGCTGCCCGCTGGAACAGGTCTTCGTGTCCTCGACCGGCGTGATCGGCGTGCCGCTGCCCAAGGACAAGGCTCGCGAGGGCGTCGACAAGGCGCTGACGGCGCCGCCCTGCACCTGGGAAGACGCCGCCAATACCATCGCCACGACCGACACTTTCGCCAAGGGCGCGACTGCAACAGCCATCGTCGATGGCAAGACGGTGACGATCAGCGCCATCATCAAGGGTTCGGGCATGATCGCGCCGGACATGGCAACGATGCTCGGCTATCTCTTCACCGACGCGGCCGTTGAGCCGGCATTCCTGCAGGAATGCCTCTCCGCCGCGAACCTGCGCACATTCTCTTGCATCACCGTCGATTCCGACACGTCGACCAGCGACACGGTCATGGCCTTCGCCACCGGCAAGGCGGGCAATGCCCCCCTCGCCTCGTTCGAAAGCGCCGGTGCCGATGCCTTCGCCGCTGCCGTCCACGACGTGTGCCGCCAGCTTGCGCACCTCGTCGTGCGGGACGGCGAAGGGGCGCAGAAGTTCATCGCCGTAACCGTCTCGGGCGCAGTCTCGGACGAAAGCGCGCGCAAGGTCGGCCTTGCCATCGCCAATTCGCCGCTGGTCAAGACCGCCATCGCCGGCGAGGACGCCAACTGGGGCCGCGTCGTCATGGCCGTGGGCAAGGCGGGCGAGCCGGCCGACCGCGACAAGCTCTCCATCGGCTTCGGCGGCACCTGGGCCGCACGCGAAGGACTGCCGCTCGCCGACTACGATGAGGCCCCCGTCGCCGCGCACCTGAAGGGACAGGACATCTCCATCGAGGTCGACCTTGGCCTCGGGGACGGCCGGGCCACCGTGTGGACCTGCGACCTGACGCACGGCTATATCTCCATCAATGCGGATTACCGCAGCTGA
- a CDS encoding glutathione S-transferase family protein, whose product MSVPVFTIWGRLNSHNVKKIAWFAEELGLKYVRHDIGGQFGYTEDYLEKNPNRLIPTIEDGKLVLWESNAILRYMAAEYGGPRWYAHDPIDRALADRWMDWQITYADAQRLPFLSFARTKPEERDMSAIARDIARCAQQLAVMERYLGEKPWLSGGQFGMGDIPMGVYAYTWFSLPFDKPEFPNITAWYERIRERPGFAQQVMIPLT is encoded by the coding sequence ATGAGCGTTCCGGTATTCACGATCTGGGGGCGGCTGAACTCCCACAACGTCAAGAAGATCGCTTGGTTCGCCGAGGAACTGGGCCTGAAGTACGTGCGCCACGATATCGGCGGCCAGTTCGGCTACACCGAGGACTATCTCGAAAAGAACCCGAACCGCCTGATCCCGACGATCGAGGACGGAAAGCTGGTCCTGTGGGAATCGAATGCAATCCTGCGCTACATGGCGGCCGAATACGGCGGCCCGCGCTGGTATGCGCACGACCCTATCGACCGCGCGCTCGCCGACCGCTGGATGGACTGGCAGATCACTTATGCCGACGCCCAGCGCCTGCCTTTCCTCAGCTTTGCCCGGACAAAGCCGGAAGAGCGCGACATGTCCGCCATTGCGCGCGATATCGCAAGGTGCGCGCAGCAGCTTGCGGTGATGGAGCGGTATCTCGGCGAAAAGCCGTGGCTGTCGGGTGGCCAGTTCGGCATGGGCGACATTCCCATGGGCGTCTATGCCTATACCTGGTTCTCGCTGCCGTTCGACAAGCCAGAGTTCCCCAACATCACGGCTTGGTATGAGCGTATCAGGGAGCGTCCCGGCTTCGCCCAGCAGGTGATGATCCCGCTGACATGA
- a CDS encoding inositol monophosphatase family protein, with product MITPELTRAVEAIMRNASDRAIAPRYRSLASHEIIAKAADDVVTVADHESEAILTEKLAALLPEANVVGEEAVHADKSVLERLKDRLCWIVDPLDGTMNFSQGKPPFGILVALADKGETIGGWILDTLTGRFCHAGIGTGAWIDGERVAARTSGESPPVAAISTIFMDEDAREKVIRHIAPHYRLVDIPRCAAEQYPRLVLGTNDISVFNRTLPWDHAAGVLFLNEAGGKAARPDGSAYRVDEYERRELLGASSPKLWDEFAEIIARIR from the coding sequence ATGATCACGCCCGAACTCACCCGTGCCGTAGAGGCTATCATGCGCAATGCCTCGGATCGCGCCATCGCGCCGCGCTATCGCTCGCTTGCCTCCCACGAGATCATCGCCAAGGCCGCGGACGATGTAGTGACGGTCGCCGATCATGAGAGCGAGGCGATCCTTACCGAAAAACTGGCCGCGCTCCTGCCCGAAGCCAATGTCGTGGGCGAAGAGGCAGTCCATGCCGACAAGTCGGTGCTCGAACGACTCAAGGACCGGCTCTGCTGGATCGTCGACCCGCTCGACGGGACAATGAACTTTTCACAGGGCAAGCCGCCGTTCGGCATTCTCGTCGCGCTGGCCGACAAGGGTGAGACCATCGGCGGCTGGATTCTCGACACGCTGACCGGGCGTTTCTGCCATGCCGGAATCGGCACGGGCGCCTGGATCGACGGCGAACGCGTGGCCGCGCGCACGAGCGGCGAGTCTCCGCCCGTCGCGGCGATCTCGACGATCTTCATGGACGAAGACGCGCGCGAGAAGGTCATCCGCCATATCGCCCCGCATTACCGGCTGGTCGACATTCCGCGCTGCGCGGCCGAACAGTATCCACGCCTCGTGCTGGGCACCAACGACATATCGGTGTTCAACCGCACCCTGCCCTGGGACCATGCCGCGGGCGTACTCTTCCTCAACGAGGCGGGCGGCAAGGCCGCGCGGCCGGACGGCAGCGCCTATCGCGTCGACGAATACGAACGCCGCGAACTGCTGGGCGCCTCATCGCCCAAGCTGTGGGACGAATTCGCCGAAATCATCGCCCGCATACGCTGA
- the trxA gene encoding thioredoxin — MPTIAVTDASFEDDVLKSDKPVLVDFWADWCGPCKMIGPALEEISDELGEQVTIAKMDIMANTDTPASFGVKSIPYLVLFKNGEKVADKLGAAPKSALKGWIESSI, encoded by the coding sequence ATGCCGACCATTGCCGTCACCGATGCCAGCTTCGAGGACGATGTCCTGAAGTCCGACAAGCCTGTTCTCGTGGACTTCTGGGCGGACTGGTGCGGTCCGTGCAAGATGATCGGGCCGGCTCTCGAGGAAATCAGCGACGAACTGGGCGAGCAGGTGACCATCGCCAAGATGGACATCATGGCGAACACCGACACGCCGGCCAGCTTCGGCGTGAAGTCGATCCCCTACCTCGTTCTGTTCAAGAACGGCGAGAAGGTGGCCGACAAGCTTGGCGCCGCTCCCAAGAGTGCGCTCAAGGGCTGGATCGAAAGCAGCATCTGA